A single window of Leptolyngbya ohadii IS1 DNA harbors:
- a CDS encoding serine/threonine-protein kinase, with translation MANPPESDSKNALNRSKYRLLGLVGQGQFGRVFCAAHRQTGQLVALKNLDRDRFPTAQFLRELRFLLSLKHPNIVMFKAVEHTATGRYLVMDYCEGGTLRSLMVEEGGLNLPQSLKLVIDILSGLGHAHDHQIVHCDIKPENILLNVTPTGWTARISDFGIARLTQELADHRLSNTGSPAYMAPERFYGQYSPTSDLYSVGILLYELLAGHRPFSGTPGELMTAHLNLPVTFPGTVPAIWQPILNTALQKLSARRYRSAQEMRDAILATALAANLLDSDVNLSPLLKSVTLHCSTAFHAQYQETLRSPIHELCSAEYQSQRFVFRSSHEQVTFQDWSQQKPAQTDYTPQPEVWHLAPLPASVTQLIFRPQGCFVVLEKSLHLIAPEKRPSEGQTFVLTPQLVWELPLSSMVAIEAKGRWLAVLMQDMEEGLQLRFDRIPQSAVRMTITPHPLPLTLPTDTLDGVRLLALDAHHVAVLTDIGHPPRHPIVLTQSKKLPDCKTEVQIFCRRGQRIGAVFLPLHLKQILLTSRPYRLLAVDRHNPDVLALIDLKPYRILRIGVDITPTFLAEAPWGYLLADRAGKIILLDTEGQKVGCLNAPEPITAIAALGQHQIVIATWNDTQGNLYTVNLKEVDVDLIF, from the coding sequence GTGGCAAACCCTCCGGAAAGTGATTCTAAAAATGCTCTAAACCGATCGAAATACCGCCTTCTGGGGCTGGTCGGACAAGGACAGTTTGGGCGCGTATTTTGTGCTGCCCATCGCCAAACGGGTCAGCTTGTTGCCCTGAAGAATCTCGATCGCGATCGCTTTCCCACTGCCCAATTTTTGAGGGAACTCCGCTTTTTGCTCAGCCTGAAGCATCCCAACATCGTTATGTTTAAGGCAGTGGAGCATACTGCCACCGGGCGCTATCTGGTGATGGACTACTGTGAGGGGGGGACACTCCGTAGCCTCATGGTAGAAGAGGGAGGACTCAACTTACCCCAGAGCCTGAAGCTGGTGATTGATATTTTGTCTGGGTTGGGGCACGCCCACGATCACCAGATTGTTCACTGCGACATTAAACCGGAAAACATTCTGCTCAATGTTACCCCAACGGGATGGACTGCCCGGATTTCCGACTTTGGCATTGCTCGCCTTACCCAGGAACTTGCAGACCATCGCCTCAGCAATACCGGATCGCCCGCCTACATGGCTCCTGAGCGGTTCTACGGGCAGTATTCCCCGACGTCCGATCTCTATTCAGTAGGCATTTTGCTGTATGAGCTGCTTGCCGGACATCGCCCCTTCTCAGGCACACCCGGCGAACTCATGACCGCCCACCTAAATCTGCCTGTGACATTTCCGGGAACGGTGCCCGCCATCTGGCAACCCATCCTAAACACGGCACTTCAAAAGCTTTCGGCAAGACGATATCGATCGGCACAGGAGATGCGAGATGCCATTCTGGCGACAGCGCTGGCTGCCAATCTGCTCGACTCCGATGTGAATTTATCACCCCTGCTCAAATCGGTGACGCTGCACTGCTCCACGGCATTCCATGCCCAATATCAGGAAACGCTGCGATCGCCCATTCACGAACTCTGCTCCGCCGAATATCAGTCTCAGCGGTTTGTTTTTCGGAGTAGCCATGAGCAGGTGACATTCCAGGACTGGAGCCAGCAGAAACCAGCACAAACCGACTATACGCCTCAGCCGGAGGTCTGGCATCTAGCGCCGTTGCCTGCTTCCGTTACCCAGCTTATATTCCGTCCCCAGGGCTGCTTTGTCGTCCTGGAAAAATCGCTGCATTTAATTGCGCCGGAAAAGCGTCCATCGGAAGGGCAGACATTTGTGCTGACGCCTCAATTGGTTTGGGAATTGCCGCTCTCCAGCATGGTGGCAATCGAAGCCAAAGGACGGTGGCTTGCTGTGTTGATGCAGGATATGGAAGAGGGACTCCAACTCCGCTTTGACCGGATTCCCCAGTCCGCAGTCCGGATGACCATTACCCCCCACCCGCTGCCGCTCACCCTGCCGACAGATACCCTGGATGGCGTCCGATTGCTGGCACTGGATGCTCATCACGTTGCCGTTTTGACGGATATAGGTCATCCGCCAAGACATCCGATCGTCCTTACCCAGTCCAAAAAACTACCCGACTGTAAAACAGAGGTACAAATTTTCTGTCGCCGGGGACAGCGGATCGGAGCTGTATTTTTGCCGCTGCACCTGAAACAAATTCTGCTAACGTCCAGACCCTATCGCCTGCTCGCTGTCGATCGCCACAATCCGGACGTTCTGGCACTCATTGACCTCAAGCCCTATCGCATTCTCAGAATTGGGGTGGATATTACCCCGACTTTTCTGGCAGAAGCGCCCTGGGGTTATCTGTTAGCGGATCGGGCAGGGAAAATTATTCTGCTGGATACTGAAGGGCAAAAGGTAGGCTGTTTAAACGCGCCAGAACCCATTACGGCGATCGCAGCTCTGGGGCAGCACCAGATCGTAATTGCCACCTGGAACGACACTCAGGGCAATCTTTACACCGTGAATCTCAAAGAGGTTGACGTGGATTTAATCTTTTAG
- a CDS encoding thioredoxin family protein: MMLTVNQVTFDQEVLGSVTPVLVNFWAPWCGVCRMIDPLLLELRKDWDDQIKLVSINADDNLKLSNTYKLKTLPTVLLFSQTQVLCRIDRFNNRSDFREASATLKAALSELVPHRSYSASV, from the coding sequence ATGATGCTAACGGTAAATCAGGTGACATTCGATCAGGAAGTCTTGGGTTCGGTTACGCCCGTGCTGGTAAACTTCTGGGCTCCCTGGTGTGGAGTCTGTCGAATGATCGATCCTCTACTGCTCGAACTGCGAAAGGACTGGGACGACCAAATTAAACTAGTGAGCATTAACGCAGACGACAATCTAAAGTTATCAAACACCTATAAACTCAAAACTTTACCGACCGTGCTGCTCTTTAGCCAGACGCAGGTGCTTTGTCGAATCGATCGCTTTAACAACCGGAGTGATTTCCGCGAAGCATCCGCCACCCTAAAAGCCGCACTATCCGAACTTGTGCCCCACCGCTCCTATTCCGCCTCGGTTTAG
- a CDS encoding NnrU family protein — MGEGWLTPSHGIMFALLVGFAIVHSGLAALRSRGEKIIGARLYRVLFALMSLPFAIVLIVYFINHRYDGARLWNFQGNGTVEAIVWILSAISFLFLYPATFNLLEVAAIQKPQVHLYETGIIRITRHPQMVGQVIWCIAHTLWVGTSFMVVTSLGLILHHLFAVWHGDRRLKARYGEAFDAVKARTSVIPFLAILQGRQTFSVKEMLRPAYLGVTLFVLIFWWIHPIMIRATGNLGW, encoded by the coding sequence ATGGGTGAAGGATGGCTGACGCCAAGCCACGGAATTATGTTTGCACTGCTAGTCGGATTTGCGATCGTCCATAGCGGACTAGCGGCACTCCGTTCTAGAGGAGAAAAGATCATTGGGGCAAGGCTGTATCGTGTCCTGTTTGCACTGATGAGTTTGCCCTTTGCGATCGTTCTCATTGTCTATTTTATTAACCACCGCTACGACGGGGCACGGCTCTGGAATTTTCAGGGGAATGGCACGGTTGAAGCGATCGTTTGGATTCTATCGGCGATTTCGTTTTTGTTTCTGTATCCGGCGACGTTTAACTTGCTCGAAGTAGCAGCGATCCAAAAGCCCCAGGTGCATCTCTACGAAACCGGTATTATTCGGATTACGCGCCATCCCCAAATGGTGGGTCAAGTCATCTGGTGTATTGCCCATACACTGTGGGTCGGAACCAGCTTTATGGTTGTGACTTCGCTGGGGCTAATTTTGCACCATTTATTTGCAGTCTGGCATGGCGATCGACGCCTGAAAGCACGCTACGGCGAAGCGTTTGATGCAGTTAAAGCCAGAACTTCCGTCATTCCTTTTCTGGCGATTCTTCAGGGACGACAAACCTTTAGCGTTAAAGAAATGCTGCGTCCTGCCTACCTTGGAGTGACGTTATTTGTACTGATCTTTTGGTGGATTCACCCCATTATGATTCGCGCAACGGGTAACTTAGGCTGGTAG
- the rpmI gene encoding 50S ribosomal protein L35, with the protein MPKLKTRKAAAKRFQRSGSGKIMRRKAFKNHLLQHKSSNRKRRITGLAVVNERDAENVELMLPYS; encoded by the coding sequence ATGCCCAAACTCAAGACTCGTAAAGCTGCTGCAAAGCGGTTCCAGCGTAGCGGTAGCGGTAAAATCATGCGCCGTAAAGCTTTCAAAAATCACCTGCTTCAGCACAAATCTTCTAATCGCAAGCGTCGGATCACGGGATTGGCGGTTGTGAATGAGCGGGATGCGGAAAACGTAGAACTGATGCTGCCTTACTCGTAG
- the rplT gene encoding 50S ribosomal protein L20: MARVKRGNVARKRRKKILKLAKGFRGSHSRLFRTANQQVMKALRNAYRDRRRRKRDFRRLWIVRINAAARQHGISYSKLMGGLKKAEVQINRKMLAQMAVLDPSGFGKVVELVTNQA, translated from the coding sequence ATGGCACGGGTTAAGCGCGGCAATGTTGCTCGCAAGCGCCGCAAGAAAATTCTCAAGCTAGCGAAGGGCTTCCGGGGGTCACACTCTCGGCTGTTCCGCACTGCAAACCAGCAGGTGATGAAGGCACTCCGAAATGCCTATCGCGATCGTCGCCGTCGTAAGCGCGATTTTCGCCGCCTCTGGATTGTTCGTATTAACGCCGCAGCGCGTCAGCACGGCATCAGCTACAGCAAACTGATGGGCGGTCTGAAGAAGGCAGAGGTGCAAATTAACCGCAAGATGCTGGCACAAATGGCAGTGCTAGACCCGTCTGGGTTTGGCAAAGTCGTTGAGCTGGTGACGAACCAAGCCTAA
- a CDS encoding transporter substrate-binding domain-containing protein, which yields MKDISQLRTRPSSPPMLGGTQPFDRAPLPAALRDRLTRRLFLSLLMGGLAVGLFGGLGDQAEAATLDQIRERGYLIVAVKDNLRPLGFMGSNGQVEGFEIDLARWLAQTLLGDANAVQLLPVTNQERIRSLLNDRVDLVIARLGITNSRTRLVDFSSPYFIDGTAFVTRSGTIQSLRDLRGQRIAVLHGSDTISTVRSLIPDVQLQGVDSYQQAQAVLQSGAAVAFAADATVLTGWVQELPSYRLLPNLISADALAVGMPRGQQFASLRQQVNRAIEQWQNSGMLRQRVAYWGLPEDGIPEVRQPPAAGNR from the coding sequence TTGAAAGATATCTCTCAGCTCCGAACTCGCCCCTCTAGCCCCCCAATGCTGGGGGGAACTCAGCCATTCGATCGGGCACCACTGCCCGCAGCTCTGCGGGATCGCCTTACCCGCCGCCTTTTTCTGAGTTTGCTGATGGGCGGATTGGCGGTCGGTCTTTTTGGCGGATTGGGGGATCAGGCAGAAGCCGCAACCCTGGATCAAATTCGAGAACGGGGCTATTTGATTGTGGCAGTGAAAGACAATCTGCGTCCGCTAGGATTTATGGGCAGCAATGGACAGGTTGAGGGATTTGAAATCGATCTGGCACGCTGGCTGGCTCAAACGTTGCTGGGAGATGCGAATGCAGTGCAGCTTTTACCCGTCACGAATCAAGAGCGGATTCGGAGCCTGTTGAACGATCGCGTGGATCTGGTGATTGCGCGGCTTGGCATTACGAACTCTCGTACCCGTCTGGTAGATTTTAGCTCGCCCTATTTCATTGATGGAACGGCATTCGTCACACGGAGCGGCACAATCCAGTCTCTGCGCGATCTGCGGGGTCAAAGAATCGCTGTGTTGCATGGCTCGGATACCATTTCGACGGTGCGATCGCTGATTCCCGATGTGCAGCTTCAGGGTGTGGATTCCTATCAGCAGGCGCAGGCAGTTTTGCAGTCTGGAGCAGCCGTCGCCTTTGCCGCCGATGCCACGGTGCTAACAGGCTGGGTACAGGAGTTGCCGAGCTATCGCCTATTGCCAAATCTTATTTCTGCCGATGCTCTTGCTGTAGGAATGCCGAGAGGTCAACAGTTTGCCAGTTTACGCCAGCAGGTGAATCGGGCGATCGAGCAGTGGCAGAATTCAGGGATGCTGCGGCAGCGAGTGGCGTACTGGGGTTTACCAGAGGACGGGATTCCGGAAGTGCGGCAACCCCCTGCGGCAGGCAATCGGTAA
- a CDS encoding LysR family transcriptional regulator, with amino-acid sequence MRLEQLQAFLAVAEAGSFQQAAHRCRVTQSTISRQVQALEAELGLPLFHRTSQAKLTIAGERFLPRARKICQEWQNATTELADLVAGKQPELCVASIHSVSAYFLPPVLQQFCQDYPEVQLRVTSLGSDRALKVLKDGLVDLAIVMNNRFLTSGSEIVVDSLFQEPIAVLMSSSHPLTQYDQIPWAELSRYPQVVFKDGYGMQRLVQEQFQRSGLLLQAAIELNTLDGFRGMVRQGNLIALLPQSALLEMKSDSTLAIRPTEEPILSREVVLVTTHDRLEIPPIRRFRELVQEIVAVPRLFQSVSNDLLGFR; translated from the coding sequence ATGCGGCTTGAGCAGTTGCAAGCATTTTTAGCGGTGGCGGAGGCGGGCAGTTTTCAGCAGGCAGCCCATCGCTGTCGCGTCACCCAATCTACAATTAGTCGGCAGGTTCAGGCATTGGAGGCGGAACTGGGCTTACCGCTATTTCATCGCACGTCTCAGGCAAAGCTGACGATCGCCGGAGAGCGGTTTTTGCCTCGCGCTCGCAAAATTTGTCAGGAATGGCAGAATGCGACGACCGAGCTAGCGGATCTGGTCGCAGGAAAGCAGCCGGAACTTTGTGTTGCCTCAATTCATTCGGTATCTGCCTACTTTTTGCCGCCTGTGCTTCAGCAGTTTTGCCAGGATTATCCGGAGGTGCAGCTTCGCGTCACTTCATTAGGCAGCGATCGTGCCCTCAAGGTGCTGAAGGATGGTCTGGTGGATTTGGCGATCGTGATGAACAATCGTTTTCTCACCTCCGGCTCAGAAATTGTAGTGGATTCTCTGTTTCAGGAGCCGATCGCCGTTTTAATGTCCTCCAGTCATCCCTTAACGCAGTACGATCAAATTCCGTGGGCAGAATTGTCTCGCTACCCGCAGGTCGTATTTAAGGACGGCTACGGGATGCAGCGTCTGGTGCAGGAGCAGTTTCAGCGATCGGGGCTTTTGTTGCAGGCAGCGATTGAGCTAAATACGCTGGACGGCTTTCGGGGGATGGTGCGTCAGGGAAATCTGATTGCCCTTCTCCCCCAGTCCGCTCTTCTGGAAATGAAAAGTGACTCCACGCTGGCAATTCGTCCGACTGAGGAGCCAATCTTGAGCCGTGAAGTGGTGCTGGTGACAACGCACGATCGCCTGGAAATTCCGCCAATTCGCAGATTCCGGGAACTGGTGCAGGAGATTGTTGCCGTGCCGCGTCTCTTCCAATCTGTCTCGAACGATCTGCTTGGCTTCCGATAA
- a CDS encoding anthranilate phosphoribosyltransferase family protein: MSEAFRNLLRKVGSGPHTSEDLTRTEAAAATRMMLTQEATPAQIGAFMIAHRIKRPTGEELAGMLDAYDELGPKLTPIAAPVPTVVMSIPYDGRSRTAPVNPLVALLLATVGCPVVMHGGRRMPTKEGIPLIEIWQGLGVDWSTLSLAQVQWVFEQTKLGLIYLPTHFPLAEGLVSYREEIGKRPPFATLELFWCPYAGDALLVCGFVHPPTEEMARSAFALRGTNRFMTVKGLEGSCDLPRERTCIIGVHRPLRATALGGSPNQTELERLLLHPRDYGFDAAEVPLKDEGKYLDQIKTVLQGEPSELLESTIWSGGFYLWQSGLCSDLAIGLKEARRLLTSGKVLQFLKELQEAVEKV, translated from the coding sequence ATGAGTGAAGCCTTCCGTAATCTGCTCCGCAAAGTGGGCAGTGGACCCCATACGAGCGAAGACCTGACCCGTACCGAGGCGGCAGCAGCCACACGAATGATGTTGACGCAGGAGGCAACTCCCGCTCAGATTGGGGCATTTATGATCGCTCATCGGATTAAACGTCCCACCGGGGAAGAACTGGCGGGAATGCTGGATGCCTACGACGAACTGGGACCTAAACTGACCCCGATCGCTGCTCCAGTTCCCACGGTGGTGATGAGTATTCCCTACGACGGACGATCGCGCACGGCTCCTGTGAACCCTCTGGTGGCGCTGCTCCTGGCAACCGTGGGCTGTCCTGTGGTGATGCACGGCGGCAGAAGAATGCCTACGAAGGAAGGAATTCCGCTGATTGAAATCTGGCAGGGGTTGGGCGTAGATTGGTCTACCCTATCGCTCGCGCAGGTTCAGTGGGTCTTTGAGCAGACAAAACTGGGGTTGATTTATTTGCCGACCCATTTCCCCTTGGCAGAGGGTCTGGTTTCCTATCGAGAAGAAATCGGCAAGCGTCCGCCTTTTGCCACCCTGGAGCTATTCTGGTGCCCCTATGCCGGAGATGCGCTGCTGGTCTGTGGCTTTGTCCATCCGCCCACCGAAGAAATGGCACGATCGGCGTTTGCCCTACGTGGAACCAATCGCTTTATGACAGTCAAGGGGTTAGAGGGAAGCTGTGACCTGCCGCGTGAGCGAACCTGCATTATTGGCGTTCATCGACCGCTTCGCGCAACCGCCTTGGGCGGATCGCCTAATCAGACTGAATTAGAACGGCTGCTGCTCCACCCGCGAGACTATGGTTTTGATGCGGCTGAGGTTCCACTCAAGGATGAGGGAAAGTATCTTGACCAAATTAAAACTGTCCTGCAAGGCGAACCGAGTGAACTGCTGGAATCAACCATCTGGAGTGGAGGATTCTATCTCTGGCAGTCTGGACTGTGTTCCGATTTGGCGATCGGCTTAAAGGAGGCGAGACGGCTGCTGACAAGCGGCAAGGTACTTCAGTTTCTCAAGGAACTTCAGGAAGCCGTGGAAAAGGTCTGA
- the thiD gene encoding bifunctional hydroxymethylpyrimidine kinase/phosphomethylpyrimidine kinase, with translation MIQSSIPIAMTIAGSDSGGGAGIQADLRTFSFHRVHGTSALTCITAQNTIGVTRVDALPPEAVAAQIEAVVQDIGVQAVKTGMLLNQEIIATVADRALALGLANLVIDPVMVSRTGAQLIDDAAISTLRDRLIPLATVLTPNRYEAQMLSGLEIDSLETMQAAAEKIQALGAKAVLVKGGGMQGELRGVDVWFDGDRLEVLKTETVDTTDTHGTGCTLSAAIAANLAQGKEVLAATKAAKSYVTHALHHALRLGQGQGPVGHFFPLLEAAG, from the coding sequence ATGATTCAGTCTTCTATTCCTATCGCTATGACGATCGCGGGTTCCGATAGCGGCGGTGGAGCTGGAATTCAGGCAGATCTCCGCACTTTTTCCTTTCATCGAGTTCATGGGACGAGTGCCCTCACCTGCATTACGGCACAGAATACGATCGGCGTAACCCGTGTAGATGCCCTGCCTCCGGAAGCGGTTGCGGCACAAATTGAAGCCGTTGTGCAGGATATTGGCGTTCAGGCAGTCAAAACTGGAATGCTGCTGAATCAGGAAATTATTGCCACCGTTGCCGATCGTGCCCTTGCTCTGGGATTGGCGAATCTGGTGATCGATCCGGTGATGGTTTCCCGAACAGGGGCACAGCTCATTGATGATGCTGCCATTTCGACTTTGCGCGATCGCTTGATTCCCCTGGCAACTGTTCTCACCCCCAATCGCTACGAGGCACAAATGTTGAGCGGTCTGGAAATCGACTCGCTGGAAACCATGCAGGCGGCAGCAGAGAAAATTCAGGCTTTGGGCGCAAAAGCGGTGCTGGTAAAAGGCGGCGGAATGCAGGGCGAACTGCGCGGAGTCGATGTCTGGTTTGATGGCGATCGTCTGGAAGTTCTGAAGACGGAAACGGTAGACACGACCGATACCCACGGTACAGGCTGTACCCTGTCGGCGGCAATTGCGGCAAATCTGGCGCAGGGTAAAGAAGTGCTTGCGGCAACCAAGGCGGCAAAGTCCTACGTCACCCATGCCCTCCACCATGCTTTGCGGCTCGGACAGGGACAGGGACCCGTCGGACATTTCTTTCCCCTGCTAGAGGCAGCGGGCTAA
- a CDS encoding SH3 domain-containing protein, whose product MKPQHLLIWFVVLTSSIAGGTLALLSHDRLKLPFDLPAVEGQKATQPTSSVQDQTSQHSSSPSAANPSAPSPSANQYEPVAPGETAAAPVAPRQPIVLRDEVAPGSAFDQFRSQFRQAVRNRNAAFVKGLFPAEGVSIGFGSPRSPEEYRLDDPNSRFWGVLEQSLRQGCTTGRPSDYPNVDRNSQVWICPNVNTAFEQQYPNPGTEPGIGYEISRVIVVGNRVNVRAQAAVNSAIVGSLSNEVVEFDRQAFEDFPADQREAKLLHPVNGWTPVILANGQRGFVYNRYAYRPLGERLILGQIDGAWKIIYIPAGD is encoded by the coding sequence ATGAAACCGCAGCATCTGTTGATCTGGTTCGTTGTCCTGACCTCGTCGATCGCCGGAGGAACCCTTGCCCTGCTGAGCCACGATCGCCTCAAATTACCGTTCGACCTGCCTGCTGTGGAGGGGCAAAAAGCCACACAACCTACGTCCTCCGTTCAGGATCAAACCAGCCAGCATTCCTCCAGCCCATCTGCTGCTAATCCATCGGCTCCCAGTCCGTCTGCCAATCAATACGAACCTGTTGCCCCTGGAGAAACTGCTGCAGCTCCTGTGGCTCCTCGACAGCCGATCGTTTTGCGGGATGAGGTGGCTCCCGGCAGTGCCTTTGATCAATTTCGATCGCAGTTTCGGCAGGCGGTACGGAATCGAAATGCGGCATTTGTGAAAGGGCTATTTCCAGCGGAGGGAGTTTCGATCGGATTTGGTTCACCGCGATCGCCGGAGGAATATCGTCTGGATGATCCGAATTCTCGGTTCTGGGGTGTTTTAGAGCAATCGCTGAGGCAGGGCTGCACGACAGGAAGACCGTCCGATTATCCCAATGTCGATCGGAATTCTCAGGTGTGGATCTGTCCGAATGTCAACACAGCTTTTGAGCAGCAGTATCCTAATCCAGGAACGGAACCTGGTATTGGCTATGAGATTAGCCGCGTGATTGTGGTGGGCAATCGAGTCAACGTACGTGCCCAGGCAGCAGTGAATAGTGCGATCGTCGGTTCCCTCAGCAACGAAGTGGTTGAATTCGATCGGCAAGCCTTTGAGGATTTTCCGGCGGATCAGCGGGAAGCAAAACTGCTGCACCCAGTCAACGGCTGGACACCAGTGATCCTAGCCAACGGACAACGAGGCTTTGTCTATAACCGCTATGCCTACCGACCGCTGGGAGAGCGGCTGATTCTGGGACAGATTGACGGTGCGTGGAAGATTATCTACATTCCGGCTGGCGATTAG
- the ygfZ gene encoding CAF17-like 4Fe-4S cluster assembly/insertion protein YgfZ: MTQLHDLQQAAGAMLTASGEVKIPTSFGNDVQALQAAQSTVALYDRSHWGKIWVTGDDRLRFLHNQTTNNFQLLKPGQGCDTVFVTSTARTIDLATAYALPDGVLLLTSPGYSEKLIAWMDRYIFFADKVELKDVTASKAAFSLIGPESHSILERLGVGEIIHQPSGNHLQLEIAGQTAQIAVGSGLALPGYTLVTDTDRAGSLWQALTEAGAIPMGEQVWQQLRILQGRPVPDRELTDDYNPLEAGLWQTISLSKGCYIGQETIARLHTYKGVKQQLWGVQLDCSVEPETPVTLGDEKIGKLTSCTPTETGFFGLVYIRTKAVAPDLAVQVGDAQGKLVALPFISHTYL; the protein is encoded by the coding sequence ATGACTCAGCTTCACGATCTCCAGCAGGCAGCAGGTGCGATGTTGACCGCTTCCGGCGAGGTCAAAATTCCTACCAGCTTCGGCAACGATGTCCAGGCACTTCAGGCGGCACAGTCTACTGTTGCTCTTTACGATCGCTCCCACTGGGGCAAAATCTGGGTCACGGGAGACGATCGGCTACGGTTCCTGCACAACCAGACGACTAATAATTTTCAGCTTCTTAAGCCGGGGCAGGGCTGTGATACGGTATTCGTCACGTCCACGGCAAGGACGATCGATCTGGCGACTGCCTATGCGCTGCCGGATGGGGTGCTGCTGCTAACCTCTCCCGGCTATAGCGAAAAGCTGATTGCCTGGATGGATCGCTACATTTTTTTTGCGGATAAGGTCGAGCTGAAGGATGTGACCGCATCGAAAGCGGCATTTAGCCTGATCGGACCCGAAAGCCATTCAATCCTCGAACGGCTGGGCGTAGGGGAAATCATCCATCAGCCCTCAGGCAACCACCTTCAGCTTGAAATTGCCGGACAAACGGCGCAGATCGCCGTGGGCAGCGGACTTGCCCTTCCCGGATACACGCTCGTAACTGACACCGATCGAGCAGGTTCCCTCTGGCAAGCCCTCACCGAAGCGGGAGCCATTCCAATGGGCGAACAGGTTTGGCAGCAGCTGAGAATCCTTCAGGGCAGACCCGTCCCCGATCGCGAACTCACCGACGACTACAATCCCCTCGAAGCCGGACTGTGGCAAACAATTTCCCTCAGCAAGGGCTGCTACATCGGACAGGAAACGATCGCCCGCCTCCACACCTACAAAGGCGTAAAACAGCAGCTCTGGGGAGTTCAGCTCGATTGCTCAGTGGAGCCAGAGACGCCAGTCACGCTGGGCGATGAGAAAATTGGCAAACTCACAAGCTGTACGCCCACCGAAACCGGATTTTTTGGACTCGTTTACATTCGCACCAAAGCAGTCGCACCGGATTTAGCGGTACAGGTAGGTGACGCGCAAGGCAAACTGGTCGCCCTCCCATTTATCAGCCATACGTATCTTTAG
- a CDS encoding acyl-CoA thioesterase yields the protein MSKLDPAATQAIQPHRTADGFQPGSQWFNYPIRVHPHHTDHGGIVWHGTYAAWLEEARVEALRSVGINYADWVALGCELPVVELSIRYHRSMRLGMDGIVKARMIQAQGVRIFWDCRIESPDAQELYVTAQVTLVAIDREKGKIMRRLPEPVQAALTQIGITGTRG from the coding sequence ATGTCGAAATTAGATCCTGCTGCGACTCAAGCCATTCAACCGCACCGTACCGCAGACGGTTTCCAGCCTGGCTCCCAGTGGTTCAACTATCCCATTCGCGTTCATCCCCACCATACTGATCACGGCGGGATTGTCTGGCATGGGACGTATGCTGCCTGGTTGGAGGAGGCAAGGGTAGAGGCACTGCGATCGGTGGGCATCAATTACGCCGATTGGGTGGCGCTGGGCTGTGAGTTGCCCGTCGTTGAGCTGTCAATTCGCTATCATCGCTCAATGCGCTTAGGGATGGACGGCATCGTGAAAGCCAGAATGATCCAGGCACAGGGGGTCAGAATTTTTTGGGACTGCCGGATTGAGTCGCCCGATGCTCAAGAACTTTATGTCACGGCTCAAGTCACGCTGGTCGCGATCGATCGGGAGAAAGGCAAAATTATGCGCCGCCTGCCTGAACCTGTTCAAGCTGCACTCACCCAAATCGGCATCACAGGGACTCGTGGCTAA